One stretch of Lentimicrobium sp. L6 DNA includes these proteins:
- a CDS encoding S41 family peptidase, whose product MKKSILLLSVLIFTSIIFNNNAQAQDVQTDLNNQEKTITVDSICSKLLSTYVFPEIAEQMSELIQGNLKNGDYNSIKDPFEFATLLTKDLLSISHDKHIRVEYNPQEIAAQEQVYTAEDSLNYLYEYIANLKRENFGFKEVKILDGNIGYLDLRSFSDVEYAGATAVSAMNFLSNSNAIIIDLRMNGGGSPAMIQLITSYLFDSNPVHLNNFYWRPTDSHTQTWTLPYVQGKRSPRTPVYVLTSKRTFSAAEEFSYNLKNLERATLIGETTGGGAHPGGSLTATDKFTVWVPSGRAINPITETNWEGIGVIPQIKVDANQALEVAQINALEYLIKESNDPKLEKFYQWNLDAIKAILEPVIIEESTLESYIGNYGPRIISMENNKLYYQKIGRNKHELIPLNYDEFQLKDMSSFRIKFVSEEGEVTALEGLYDNGRSDRNLKNKD is encoded by the coding sequence ATGAAAAAATCAATTTTACTTTTATCGGTATTGATATTTACCTCTATTATTTTCAATAATAATGCTCAGGCACAAGATGTTCAAACAGATTTAAACAATCAAGAAAAGACAATAACCGTTGATTCTATTTGCAGCAAACTTCTAAGTACATATGTCTTTCCTGAAATAGCTGAGCAAATGTCTGAATTGATTCAAGGAAACCTGAAAAATGGGGATTATAATTCTATTAAAGACCCTTTTGAATTTGCCACTCTATTGACTAAAGATTTATTATCTATAAGTCACGATAAACACATCAGAGTTGAGTATAATCCTCAAGAAATTGCTGCTCAAGAACAAGTATATACAGCAGAAGACAGTTTGAATTATCTATATGAATATATTGCCAACTTAAAACGGGAGAACTTCGGTTTTAAGGAAGTTAAAATACTAGATGGTAATATTGGCTATTTAGATTTAAGAAGCTTTTCCGATGTAGAATATGCCGGTGCAACAGCAGTTTCTGCCATGAATTTTTTAAGCAATAGTAATGCTATCATTATTGATTTGAGAATGAATGGCGGAGGTAGTCCAGCCATGATTCAGCTAATTACTAGCTATCTATTTGACAGCAACCCGGTGCACCTAAATAATTTTTATTGGAGACCCACTGACAGTCATACCCAAACCTGGACGCTACCCTATGTTCAGGGAAAACGAAGCCCTAGAACACCAGTTTATGTGCTAACGAGCAAAAGAACATTTTCGGCAGCTGAAGAGTTTAGCTATAACCTAAAGAACTTAGAAAGGGCGACTCTTATTGGTGAAACAACTGGTGGAGGAGCTCACCCTGGAGGTTCATTAACCGCGACTGATAAGTTCACCGTATGGGTTCCTTCTGGACGTGCCATAAATCCAATAACAGAAACCAACTGGGAAGGAATTGGAGTGATACCACAAATAAAAGTGGATGCCAATCAAGCCTTGGAGGTGGCACAAATTAATGCCTTAGAATACTTAATAAAAGAAAGTAATGATCCAAAGCTTGAAAAATTCTATCAATGGAATTTAGATGCTATTAAGGCTATACTTGAACCTGTCATTATTGAGGAATCAACTCTAGAATCCTATATAGGAAACTATGGTCCAAGAATCATTAGTATGGAAAACAATAAATTGTATTATCAAAAAATTGGAAGAAATAAACATGAACTGATTCCCCTCAATTATGATGAATTTCAACTTAAAGACATGTCATCATTTAGGATCAAATTTGTATCGGAAGAAGGAGAAGTCACAGCATTAGAAGGTCTTTATGATAATGGGCGTTCAGATAGAAACCTTAAAAATAAAGACTAA